A genomic stretch from Aerococcaceae bacterium zg-1292 includes:
- a CDS encoding 2,3-bisphosphoglycerate-independent phosphoglycerate mutase, whose translation MSKAPVALIILDGFAIRDEVKGNAVKAAHKPNFDRYWAEFPHNQLNASGEDVGLPDGQMGNSEVGHMNIGAGRIVYQSLTRINISIREKAFFEIPELVEAVKVAKENGKALHLMGLLSDGGVHSHYEHLFALLQLAKDHGLEKVYVHGFLDGRDVPPSSAIDFVKTTQAKFDEIGVGEFATISGRYYAMDRDKRWERVQLAYDAMVYAKGETFANAVDGVQASYDKEVFDEFVVPFVVTKDNAPVATIEDGDSVVFFNFRPDRAIQLGTALTNPTFDGFNRGEHAPKTAKFVTFTEYSADVLAEIAFKKQDLVNTVGEVLANAGKKQLRIAETEKYPHVTFFMNGGRHEEFEGESRILIPSPKVATYDLKPEMSAYEVKDALVAAINEDTLDAIILNFANPDMVGHSGMLEPTVKAIEAVDECLGEVVDLILSKGGYAIITADHGNSDEVITLDNQPMTAHTTNPVPVIVTKKAVELRDGGRLADLAPTMLDLLNVAQPVEMTGESLIKK comes from the coding sequence ATGAGCAAAGCACCTGTAGCTTTAATCATCCTAGATGGTTTTGCCATCCGTGATGAAGTAAAAGGAAATGCTGTTAAAGCAGCGCACAAACCGAATTTTGATCGTTACTGGGCTGAATTTCCACACAATCAATTAAATGCGAGTGGAGAAGATGTTGGTTTACCAGATGGTCAAATGGGTAACTCAGAAGTTGGTCATATGAATATTGGTGCCGGTCGTATTGTGTACCAATCTTTAACACGTATTAACATTTCAATTCGTGAAAAAGCCTTCTTTGAAATTCCAGAATTGGTAGAAGCAGTAAAGGTTGCCAAAGAAAATGGTAAAGCCTTACACTTAATGGGCTTATTGTCTGATGGTGGGGTTCATTCACACTATGAACATTTATTTGCTTTATTACAATTAGCAAAAGACCATGGTTTAGAAAAAGTATATGTTCACGGATTTTTAGATGGCCGTGATGTACCGCCTTCATCTGCGATTGATTTTGTTAAAACAACTCAAGCGAAGTTTGATGAAATTGGTGTAGGTGAATTTGCGACAATTTCTGGACGTTACTATGCGATGGACCGTGATAAACGTTGGGAACGTGTGCAATTAGCTTATGACGCAATGGTATACGCGAAAGGTGAAACCTTTGCGAATGCTGTTGATGGAGTACAAGCGTCCTATGATAAAGAAGTCTTTGATGAATTTGTTGTACCATTTGTTGTGACAAAAGATAATGCCCCAGTGGCTACGATTGAAGATGGCGATTCAGTGGTATTCTTTAACTTCCGTCCTGACCGTGCGATTCAATTAGGAACTGCATTAACAAATCCAACGTTTGATGGATTTAATCGTGGTGAGCATGCACCAAAAACAGCTAAATTCGTTACTTTTACAGAATATAGCGCGGATGTATTAGCTGAGATTGCCTTTAAAAAGCAAGACTTAGTGAATACAGTTGGTGAAGTGTTAGCTAATGCTGGAAAAAAACAATTGCGTATCGCAGAAACTGAAAAGTATCCCCACGTAACATTCTTTATGAATGGTGGACGTCACGAAGAGTTTGAGGGCGAATCACGTATTTTAATTCCATCACCTAAAGTAGCAACTTATGACTTAAAACCAGAGATGTCAGCGTATGAAGTCAAAGATGCCTTAGTGGCGGCTATCAATGAAGACACATTAGATGCGATTATCTTGAACTTTGCTAACCCTGACATGGTTGGACATAGTGGTATGTTAGAACCAACAGTCAAAGCGATTGAAGCAGTGGATGAATGTTTAGGTGAAGTGGTTGACTTAATCTTATCCAAAGGTGGCTATGCGATTATCACAGCAGACCACGGGAACTCTGATGAAGTGATTACATTAGATAATCAACCAATGACTGCGCATACAACCAACCCTGTCCCTGTAATTGTGACGAAAAAAGCAGTTGAATTACGTGATGGCGGTCGATTAGCAGACTTAGCGCCAACAATGTTAGATTTATTAAATGTGGCTCAACCAGTTGAAATGACGGGTGAATCATTAATTAAAAAATAA
- a CDS encoding ATP-binding cassette domain-containing protein has protein sequence MLRLSNISKKYNDKIILDSVDLLIDKPESIVALIGESGSGKTTLFNLLFGLVHEYQGEYKLFGKNAKEYTSNDWAELRESEIGFVFQDYKLLENFTVFENLQLGSNAPKSDIVEIMTELDIMDLQHHFVAELSGGQKQRVALARAAIKRPKILLLDEPTGNLDGLTSNLVFDYLLKLNRKGMLIFYITHDKEMANLADVVLELKEKRIHKVKESNIQVDTHNDAEEIGSKAEQSTKIPFRFVIDYVRKKITRTMRKQFIFGIPMIVIMLLFIMGFTAYRSDSTLSFEKFFSGMSDKVIVMSAQKLNAKTISEYNHHNIHSPYDGERIALSNQDVEQIRKIEGVEDIVLYTDGVDSNYNRNYRSLSLSYAENDFSDLIMKHNYGWSKVSNLSFAMQKLNTPYRYKDDYNPKNIKIIAGDYPKDNTNEILVPDTFVIQWMNENDFNKVIGKEVTLDTSDIYSKEIVNEKMKIMGVYQTMYQIGLTSQYTVYASYFEEANSDYYLKEESYQHYKSMLFATPETLAASQDIIGSFDDYVRAVGTTKDGMIIKVSNDIQSVTEKLHAMFPKYQLMSQYEIQSGELGDLYKVLLRTLVLGATIIALIISILIAFLNKNQIINRSKELAVLYSLGYQKKHIFSIIFFENLIVFSLSFIVAIVFALLINILYLSKTRYYSYFSNLATASNIWLLLLFIFVMMLISDFWSVNTVQQKQIRKYLNH, from the coding sequence GTGCTTCGATTATCAAATATTAGTAAAAAGTACAATGATAAAATAATTTTAGATTCAGTTGACTTACTAATTGATAAACCAGAGAGTATTGTCGCACTCATTGGAGAAAGTGGCTCTGGGAAAACGACACTGTTTAATCTATTATTCGGTTTGGTCCATGAGTATCAAGGCGAATACAAACTATTTGGCAAAAATGCAAAGGAATATACATCAAATGATTGGGCTGAACTTAGAGAATCTGAGATTGGTTTCGTGTTTCAAGATTATAAATTGTTAGAGAATTTTACTGTTTTTGAAAATTTACAGTTAGGCAGTAATGCGCCAAAATCAGACATCGTTGAGATTATGACTGAACTGGATATCATGGACTTGCAACATCATTTTGTGGCTGAATTGAGTGGCGGTCAAAAGCAGAGAGTTGCTTTGGCACGTGCAGCAATAAAAAGACCTAAGATATTGCTTTTAGATGAACCGACTGGAAATTTAGATGGACTGACTAGTAATTTAGTCTTTGATTATTTACTGAAATTAAATCGAAAAGGTATGTTGATTTTCTATATTACTCATGACAAAGAAATGGCTAATCTTGCAGATGTTGTGCTGGAGCTTAAAGAAAAAAGAATTCATAAAGTAAAAGAGTCGAACATTCAAGTAGACACGCATAATGATGCAGAAGAAATCGGTAGTAAGGCTGAACAATCAACAAAGATTCCGTTTCGATTTGTAATCGATTACGTGAGGAAAAAGATAACGCGAACAATGAGAAAGCAATTCATTTTTGGCATCCCAATGATAGTTATTATGTTATTGTTTATTATGGGATTTACGGCTTATCGCTCGGATTCAACATTGAGTTTTGAAAAATTTTTTAGTGGCATGAGTGATAAAGTGATTGTAATGTCTGCGCAAAAACTTAATGCTAAAACCATCAGTGAATATAATCATCATAATATTCATAGTCCCTACGATGGTGAAAGGATTGCGCTTTCAAATCAAGATGTTGAACAAATTCGGAAAATCGAAGGTGTGGAAGATATTGTGCTCTATACCGATGGGGTGGACTCGAATTATAATAGGAATTATCGTAGTTTAAGTTTGAGTTATGCGGAAAATGATTTTTCAGATTTAATTATGAAACACAATTATGGCTGGAGTAAAGTGTCGAATTTATCGTTTGCAATGCAGAAACTTAATACACCTTACCGATATAAAGACGATTATAATCCAAAAAACATCAAGATTATTGCAGGGGATTACCCGAAAGATAATACTAATGAAATTCTTGTACCAGACACCTTTGTTATACAATGGATGAACGAGAATGACTTTAATAAGGTGATTGGTAAAGAAGTGACGTTGGACACGTCAGATATATATTCTAAGGAAATAGTGAATGAAAAGATGAAAATTATGGGTGTTTATCAGACGATGTATCAAATCGGATTAACATCGCAATACACTGTCTACGCTAGTTATTTTGAAGAGGCAAATAGTGACTACTATTTAAAAGAAGAGTCGTATCAACATTACAAATCAATGTTATTTGCAACACCTGAAACGCTAGCAGCAAGTCAGGATATCATTGGTAGCTTCGATGATTATGTAAGAGCGGTAGGGACGACGAAAGATGGTATGATAATCAAAGTATCTAATGATATTCAATCTGTAACAGAAAAATTGCATGCGATGTTTCCAAAGTATCAACTTATGTCACAGTATGAGATTCAATCAGGAGAATTGGGGGATCTGTATAAAGTCTTACTGAGAACACTCGTGTTAGGCGCAACTATCATTGCATTAATTATCAGTATTTTGATTGCTTTCTTAAATAAAAATCAAATTATTAATCGTTCGAAGGAATTGGCTGTACTCTATAGTTTAGGCTATCAGAAAAAGCATATTTTTTCGATTATTTTCTTTGAAAATTTGATTGTATTCAGTTTGTCATTTATTGTAGCAATAGTATTCGCTCTATTAATTAATATACTTTATTTGAGTAAGACACGATACTATTCATACTTTTCGAATTTGGCAACAGCCTCAAATATTTGGTTGTTATTGCTATTTATATTTGTGATGATGCTTATTTCGGATTTTTGGAGCGTCAATACCGTTCAGCAAAAGCAAATCAGAAAATATTTAAACCATTAG
- a CDS encoding TIGR00730 family Rossman fold protein, whose product MSKNQHDLVYGGGNVGLMGIMADTIIDNGGHTIGVIPTFLKNREIAHENLSELIVVEDMPKRKAKMMALGEAFIALPGGPGTLEEISEVISWSRIGQNDKPCVLFNINSYFDSLQAMFSHMVSEGFLSQSDYDNILFSDDISEIEHYIETYIAPHLREY is encoded by the coding sequence ATGTCTAAAAATCAACATGATTTAGTTTATGGCGGCGGTAATGTAGGTTTAATGGGGATTATGGCAGATACAATTATTGACAATGGTGGTCATACGATTGGTGTGATACCTACGTTTTTGAAAAATCGTGAGATTGCGCATGAAAATTTATCCGAACTGATAGTTGTTGAGGATATGCCGAAACGTAAAGCGAAAATGATGGCTTTAGGAGAAGCGTTTATTGCGTTGCCAGGTGGCCCGGGCACCTTAGAAGAAATATCAGAAGTAATTTCGTGGTCGCGTATTGGACAAAATGATAAACCTTGTGTATTGTTTAACATTAATAGTTATTTCGATTCATTACAAGCGATGTTTAGCCACATGGTTTCGGAAGGTTTTCTTAGTCAAAGTGACTATGATAATATCCTATTTTCAGATGATATTTCAGAAATTGAACACTATATTGAGACGTATATTGCTCCTCATCTGCGAGAGTATTAA
- a CDS encoding IS607 family transposase — MDKKQYLIIGEAADYIGKSPHTLRKWDKDGTLVPEHKTDYGTRYYSKRQLNEYLGIESKNKVVIGYARVSSKKQEQDLQRQIENLETYLFAQGKPFTIIKDIGSGINYEKKGLLRLMREVKEGRVDKIVVLYKDRLLRIGFELFQAFCDLYSVPIEIVDSQKVDEQQELTEDLVQVMTVFACRMQGRRSRRTKSMIQSYKEKELEKGN; from the coding sequence ATGGACAAAAAACAATATTTAATTATTGGTGAGGCGGCCGATTATATCGGCAAAAGCCCACACACATTAAGAAAATGGGATAAAGACGGTACATTGGTTCCAGAACATAAAACGGATTATGGTACTCGATATTATTCCAAACGACAATTAAACGAATATCTTGGCATCGAATCAAAAAATAAAGTTGTGATTGGTTATGCAAGGGTGTCGTCAAAGAAACAAGAACAAGATTTACAGCGTCAAATCGAAAACTTAGAAACTTATTTATTTGCACAAGGCAAGCCTTTTACAATTATTAAAGACATCGGCAGTGGAATTAATTATGAGAAAAAAGGGTTGTTACGCCTAATGAGAGAGGTTAAAGAGGGACGAGTTGATAAAATCGTTGTCTTATACAAAGACCGCCTATTACGTATTGGATTTGAATTATTTCAAGCATTTTGTGACCTATATAGCGTCCCAATCGAAATAGTAGATTCACAGAAAGTGGACGAACAACAAGAGCTTACAGAAGACTTGGTGCAAGTAATGACAGTATTTGCTTGTAGAATGCAAGGAAGAAGAAGCAGACGTACAAAATCAATGATTCAATCGTATAAGGAGAAGGAACTTGAAAAAGGCAATTAA
- a CDS encoding DUF4173 domain-containing protein yields the protein MNRTIQPKPISITLPLLNTQKIRSAKMSVLLMYAIAYLYSYTVWDLHPKYYLLLTILLIAFVEYVNRTLTIHTSAITAKLEYTVLLVSLITQGFLLSTHYDPYSTDDFFFFQVIAVHLLFIFYVLTRSQQLISQQFNWLSVIDGCRGIFVIPFSHFFIAIKILFIPSEVVSMNDSHKTKMIQLVKSILITLITLVLLTFAINRLRNLSDTFNQFAQQHLIHLLQQFVSSLFSTVFSLDMIPLLFVSLPVWLWLYGLIGGASFSHHFERTTSQTEAKLSRIQIFSAINISVVVTTLCVVYATFFVVSLQDLIAQLNNIPSQQALRASQASQLAVTGFWQLVQITLLNLFVLGFSYLFGHRTLWQTTHSKAALGVLLMFNLLFTLLAAWKLIALYIVQFGLTPLRLQSAWLISVILVATILAFIRLFKSITAFRYVATYFIVSYTFICAIYYYAF from the coding sequence ATGAATCGCACTATTCAACCCAAACCAATATCAATAACCTTACCTTTACTTAATACGCAAAAAATACGCTCAGCAAAGATGAGTGTACTATTAATGTACGCTATCGCTTATCTCTATTCATATACAGTGTGGGACTTACATCCAAAATACTATTTATTGCTGACAATCTTGCTCATTGCTTTTGTAGAATATGTTAATCGAACACTGACAATACATACATCAGCTATTACCGCAAAACTTGAGTACACGGTGCTACTGGTCAGTCTCATTACGCAAGGCTTTTTACTGTCGACTCACTATGACCCCTACTCGACGGATGATTTTTTCTTTTTCCAAGTCATTGCGGTACACTTACTTTTTATCTTTTATGTCCTGACACGCAGTCAACAACTCATTAGTCAGCAATTCAACTGGCTATCAGTAATCGATGGATGCCGCGGTATATTTGTTATTCCATTCTCACATTTTTTTATTGCAATAAAAATCTTATTTATACCGTCCGAAGTAGTAAGTATGAACGACTCACATAAAACAAAAATGATACAACTAGTCAAATCCATTTTAATAACTTTAATAACACTCGTACTCTTAACATTTGCAATCAATCGTTTGAGAAATCTTTCTGATACTTTCAACCAATTTGCACAACAGCACTTGATTCACCTATTACAACAGTTTGTTTCGAGCTTATTCAGCACGGTATTTTCATTAGATATGATTCCATTGTTATTTGTTAGCCTCCCAGTTTGGCTGTGGTTATATGGTCTAATTGGCGGTGCCAGCTTTTCACACCATTTTGAACGAACAACGTCGCAAACAGAAGCAAAATTATCACGTATCCAAATTTTTTCTGCAATAAACATCTCGGTAGTGGTAACTACTTTATGTGTTGTATATGCGACATTTTTTGTTGTATCTTTACAGGATTTAATTGCTCAATTAAATAACATCCCTTCTCAACAAGCATTACGAGCATCACAAGCCTCTCAATTAGCTGTTACTGGCTTTTGGCAATTGGTTCAAATTACGTTACTCAACCTTTTTGTATTAGGCTTTTCCTATTTATTTGGGCATCGCACTCTGTGGCAAACAACTCATTCTAAAGCAGCTTTAGGTGTATTGTTAATGTTCAATTTATTATTTACCTTATTAGCCGCATGGAAATTAATCGCCCTCTACATTGTGCAATTTGGGCTCACCCCATTACGATTGCAATCAGCATGGCTAATTTCCGTAATTCTCGTCGCAACAATCTTGGCATTCATTCGACTATTTAAGTCAATTACTGCTTTTCGATATGTCGCAACGTATTTTATCGTAAGCTACACATTCATTTGTGCAATCTATTATTACGCCTTTTAA
- a CDS encoding transposase gives MKKAIKIKLFPTDEQQELLFQSCGVARKAYNLCKELDLQYLKQFGKGINDRDFGPLMTQIRRGDDFPYMKLVSADVAKQAVKDYIAARSRSFKNFKNGYHVNWKTRKSKLSFYADYVKTKVKRKAVYISMIGDIKTSSQLPRNFKLGNPRVSYDGLSWWISITTEVPKPEQVELTDVSIGLDLGLTTLVTASDGQTFDNIMKSESVKELDKKIKQYQRALSRKERGSKKYQQTYERFLKCVQKKTNIRRNYAFHVANALVRTKPKRIVMESLSIKHMLKNKRLAKAIHDVAWYNLQTIIIQKANFFGIEVVKVDSRFPSSQLCCVCGNRQPMPLDKREYNCQHCGISINRDLNAAINLASI, from the coding sequence TTGAAAAAGGCAATTAAAATAAAGCTTTTTCCAACTGACGAACAACAAGAACTTCTGTTTCAATCTTGCGGAGTGGCTCGCAAGGCATATAATCTATGTAAAGAGTTAGATTTACAGTATTTAAAACAATTCGGCAAAGGTATTAATGATAGAGATTTCGGCCCACTAATGACTCAAATTAGGAGAGGCGATGATTTCCCTTATATGAAATTAGTATCAGCCGATGTGGCAAAACAAGCTGTAAAAGATTATATTGCTGCTAGAAGTCGGTCATTTAAAAATTTTAAAAATGGCTATCATGTCAATTGGAAAACACGTAAATCAAAACTGTCGTTTTATGCCGATTATGTTAAAACGAAAGTCAAACGTAAAGCGGTTTACATTTCAATGATTGGGGATATTAAGACCTCTTCCCAATTGCCAAGAAACTTTAAGCTGGGCAATCCAAGAGTGTCTTACGATGGACTTAGCTGGTGGATTTCAATTACAACAGAAGTCCCAAAACCAGAACAAGTTGAATTGACGGACGTTTCTATTGGATTGGATTTAGGGTTAACAACACTAGTGACCGCCTCTGATGGACAAACGTTTGATAATATCATGAAAAGCGAATCAGTGAAAGAATTGGATAAGAAAATTAAACAGTATCAACGTGCTTTATCCCGTAAAGAGCGAGGCTCAAAAAAATATCAACAGACCTATGAGCGATTCTTAAAATGTGTGCAAAAGAAAACCAATATTAGACGCAATTATGCATTTCATGTAGCGAATGCTTTGGTGAGAACCAAGCCAAAACGCATCGTGATGGAATCATTAAGTATTAAACACATGTTGAAAAATAAAAGACTTGCGAAAGCAATCCATGATGTTGCATGGTACAACTTACAAACCATTATCATACAAAAAGCAAACTTTTTTGGTATTGAAGTGGTTAAAGTTGATAGCCGCTTCCCATCCAGTCAATTGTGTTGTGTATGTGGCAATCGTCAACCTATGCCACTCGATAAGCGAGAATACAATTGTCAACATTGTGGAATATCAATCAATCGTGATTTGAATGCAGCGATTAATTTAGCAAGTATTTAG
- the eno gene encoding phosphopyruvate hydratase translates to MPFITDVYAREVLDSRGNPTIEVEVYTESGAFGRGMVPSGASTGEHEAVELRDGDKSRYLGKGVSKAVDNVNNVIAEALLGYDVLQQQAIDKLMIELDGTPNKGKLGANAILGVSIAVARAAADYLNVPVYQYLGGFNTKVLPTPMMNIVNGGSHSDAPIAFQEFMILPVGAPTFKEALRWGAEVFHALKSILHDRGLVTAVGDEGGFAPAFEGTEDGVETILEAIKKAGLEPGKDVFLGFDCASSEFYDKEKKVYDYTKFEGEKGKVRTAEEQVDYLEELVDKYPIITIEDGMDENDWDGWKLLTERIGNKVQLVGDDLFVTNTEILSRGIEEGIANSILIKVNQIGTLTETFDAIEMAKKAGYTAVVSHRSGETEDSTISDIAVATNAGQIKTGSLSRTDRIAKYNQLLRIEDELGEVAKYDGLQSFYNLKNK, encoded by the coding sequence ATGCCATTTATTACAGATGTATATGCACGCGAAGTATTAGACTCACGTGGTAACCCAACAATCGAAGTAGAAGTTTACACAGAAAGCGGTGCTTTCGGCCGTGGTATGGTACCTTCAGGTGCTTCAACAGGTGAACACGAAGCAGTTGAATTACGTGATGGCGACAAATCTCGTTACTTAGGTAAAGGTGTTTCTAAAGCGGTTGACAATGTGAACAACGTTATTGCTGAAGCGTTATTAGGTTATGATGTGTTACAACAACAAGCAATCGATAAATTAATGATTGAATTAGACGGAACGCCAAACAAAGGTAAATTAGGTGCCAACGCTATTTTAGGTGTTTCTATCGCGGTTGCACGTGCTGCTGCTGATTACTTAAACGTACCAGTATATCAATACTTAGGTGGTTTCAATACAAAAGTATTACCAACTCCAATGATGAATATCGTAAACGGTGGTTCTCACTCTGATGCACCAATCGCTTTCCAAGAGTTCATGATTTTACCAGTTGGTGCACCAACATTTAAAGAAGCTTTACGTTGGGGTGCGGAAGTATTCCACGCATTGAAATCAATCTTACATGACCGTGGTTTAGTAACAGCTGTAGGTGACGAAGGTGGTTTCGCTCCTGCATTTGAAGGAACTGAAGACGGTGTTGAAACAATTTTAGAAGCAATCAAAAAAGCTGGTTTAGAACCAGGTAAAGATGTATTCTTAGGTTTTGACTGTGCATCTTCTGAATTCTATGACAAAGAGAAAAAAGTTTATGACTATACTAAATTCGAAGGTGAAAAAGGTAAAGTTCGTACAGCTGAAGAACAAGTAGATTACTTAGAAGAATTAGTTGACAAATATCCAATTATCACAATCGAAGATGGTATGGATGAAAATGACTGGGATGGTTGGAAATTATTAACTGAACGTATCGGTAATAAAGTTCAATTAGTTGGTGATGATTTATTCGTTACAAACACTGAAATTTTATCTCGTGGTATCGAAGAAGGTATCGCTAACTCAATCTTAATCAAAGTTAACCAAATCGGTACATTAACTGAAACATTTGATGCGATTGAAATGGCTAAAAAAGCTGGTTACACTGCTGTTGTATCTCACCGTTCTGGTGAAACAGAAGATTCTACAATCTCTGACATCGCTGTTGCAACTAACGCTGGTCAAATCAAAACAGGTTCATTAAGCCGTACTGACCGTATCGCTAAATACAACCAATTATTACGTATTGAAGATGAATTAGGTGAAGTTGCTAAATACGATGGTTTACAGTCATTCTACAACTTAAAAAATAAATAA
- a CDS encoding helix-turn-helix transcriptional regulator — protein MIQINLDVMMAKRKINSTTLAEQIGITSANLSILKNNKAKAIRFSTLNALCRALNCQPGDLIEYIEDDEEGNA, from the coding sequence ATGATTCAAATCAATTTAGATGTTATGATGGCCAAAAGAAAAATTAATTCCACCACATTAGCCGAACAAATCGGCATTACTTCAGCCAATCTTTCTATTTTAAAAAATAACAAAGCCAAAGCCATTCGATTTTCAACATTGAACGCACTCTGTAGAGCTTTAAATTGTCAACCCGGTGACTTAATCGAATATATAGAAGATGACGAGGAGGGTAACGCATGA
- a CDS encoding DUF2975 domain-containing protein codes for MSQPKKFIDTQITITKVSILLFVVIVIFMLLSGTRIVNYIMPRSTPWFTGQLRYSTLLTSGYLSGSLALFFLYQLFCLISRIEHGKIFIDENVTALDWITRAIVIVSIIAVFVGGTCYLPILFVALACAFTALIIQIVRNAFAKAIQMQNELDYTI; via the coding sequence ATGTCTCAACCAAAAAAATTCATAGACACACAAATTACAATCACTAAAGTCAGTATTTTATTATTTGTTGTCATCGTTATTTTTATGCTTTTAAGCGGAACACGCATTGTCAACTATATCATGCCACGTTCGACCCCTTGGTTCACTGGGCAATTACGTTACAGCACCCTATTAACATCAGGATATCTTAGCGGGTCACTCGCATTATTCTTCCTCTATCAACTTTTTTGTCTCATTTCACGCATCGAACACGGCAAAATCTTTATTGATGAAAATGTCACTGCGCTTGACTGGATTACACGTGCCATCGTCATCGTCTCAATAATTGCCGTTTTCGTCGGGGGCACCTGTTACTTACCTATTTTATTTGTCGCACTCGCTTGCGCTTTTACCGCACTTATTATCCAAATAGTGCGCAATGCATTTGCTAAAGCCATTCAAATGCAAAATGAATTAGACTATACGATTTAA
- a CDS encoding nitroreductase family protein: MREKFLEKTYANNDFKDIVFNRRSMRQFDPTYAINREEIMAMLEEATITPSACNLQSWHFVVVDNEESKAKVKAVTMPFNYPQLETAPVTVFIVGDTHSHKVYREVWTKVYQEGRITKKKLESIFSSFLPLYENGSQAFLEKDATLDSAMLAMQLLLIARAHGYEANAWAGYQAKDLIGTLGLDTERFVPIMAISIGKAGEEPLESTRYSIESKVNFL, translated from the coding sequence ATGAGAGAAAAATTTTTAGAGAAAACCTATGCGAATAATGATTTTAAAGACATTGTTTTTAATCGTCGTTCTATGAGACAGTTTGACCCAACTTATGCGATTAATCGCGAAGAAATAATGGCTATGTTAGAAGAAGCAACGATTACACCATCCGCTTGTAATTTACAGTCTTGGCATTTTGTTGTCGTAGATAATGAGGAAAGTAAGGCGAAAGTTAAAGCTGTAACGATGCCGTTTAATTATCCTCAATTAGAAACTGCGCCGGTAACAGTCTTTATTGTCGGTGATACACATTCTCATAAAGTATATCGAGAAGTATGGACAAAAGTGTATCAAGAAGGAAGAATCACTAAAAAGAAATTAGAGTCTATCTTTAGCTCATTTTTACCATTATACGAAAATGGTAGTCAAGCGTTTTTAGAAAAAGATGCAACGCTAGATAGTGCGATGTTAGCCATGCAATTATTATTGATTGCCAGAGCACATGGCTATGAAGCGAATGCGTGGGCAGGTTATCAAGCAAAAGATTTAATTGGAACACTAGGATTAGATACCGAACGTTTTGTGCCAATTATGGCTATTTCAATTGGTAAAGCAGGTGAAGAGCCGCTTGAATCGACACGATACTCGATTGAGAGCAAGGTTAATTTTTTATAA